One stretch of Rhizoctonia solani chromosome 8, complete sequence DNA includes these proteins:
- a CDS encoding Copia protein, which produces MIAAAAHHDFDAHIIDITGAYTHAPIDQPLYVEFPEGFGKKGPYVMRLKKALYSAHQSGYLWEQYRNNKIDSLGYTINPANISVFTRNKDNIFTMMIAYVDDFLICCLKGHIDTVKSKIMNLFNCKDLGKAKQFVGILISRNRPNKTITLTNKKYIKDIIKLAGMTGAPHALSPMSHTHPVLVPKEKEN; this is translated from the coding sequence ATGATTGCAGCAGCGGCCCACCATGATTTTGACGCACATATTATAGACATTACCGGAGCGTACACACACGCACCTATTGATCAACCACTCTACGTTGAGTTCCCAGAAGGTTTTGGCAAAAAGGGACCCTACGTTATGCGCCTCAAGAAAGCTCTATACAGCGCGCATCAATCAGGATATTTATGGGAGCAATATCGCAACAACAAGATCGATTCACTCGGCTACACAATCAATCCTGCCAACATATCCGTATTCACCCGAAACAAAGATAATATATTCACAATGATGATAGCTTACGTAGACGATTTCCTTATATGCTGTTTGAAAGGACATATCGACACAGTCAAATCCAAAATCATGAATCTATTCAACTGTAAGGACTTAGGCAAAGCAAAACAGTTTGTTGGCATCTTGATTTCACGCAATAGACCTAACAAGACAATCACAttaacaaacaaaaaatacATCAAGGATATTATCAAGTTAGCTGGAATGACCGGTGCACCGCACGCATTGTCACCAATGTCTCATACACACCCCGTTCTTGTAcccaaagaaaaagaaaattGA
- a CDS encoding Copia-like polyprotein/retrotransposon produces MNKLAVDQLQDTSKSKPRKLIVCIDGTSNQFSEKNTHVVELYSRIEKDETQLTYYNSGVGTYARPFWWSFAYQKQQILNQIDLAIAWKVAQSTDQSFQQLTQFNRNFEKVILGAYRWLADTYKPGDQIFLFGFSRGAYQVRTLAAMIEVVGLIYPGNQEQIPFAWSIYSKEDPSAAQFKEAFCRQKVSLYFVGVWDTVASVGIFPRKPFPLTDKCKHITHFRHALALDELRVKFLPEHINDDCALDGRTLEEVCGGGNKANPTLDRGGEPLKWMMEEAHDCGLSVRLDDVKIGMPHAKVTNSMIWKWLILEILPLSWKRYRPNGDSKVSRGFHLMTPREVLPRHSIHWTVGASLKQGNRSSEILQKPYAPKAIPIDKDGNKVRWKTMELNHQKEGLPKWADNHNFIRMIEILKNEPESVNSDWFSNLHRHVLWNAGGRPETIWAYGGPQFLQRLCTNYPKKPETVQIIRSIIGFNPKTSWNAATTAPKPGVRITTDNQGKMSAERLRNMVIPRICLLLTQWTEDLPAPQPEPPKSSPWSWVLNLLGFQSTDTSNTNSVDAQWNLIWLPKEERSILLAHTVVDLILDIANTKHVEVVEEASAKLATVIGRVMNYLTITNCLIRSAASWGKEKAALSESVMTAIEVLFKYEASKELFYMDGIGSKLAPLICAKKVYPNLALQAMHAVAQLSRDCPKGLARLDQTMPEQVRFDLAVVLVVAGSYSLHKFTSPPNSLLADFCGRDIADSPVIHNLLDVLRGDYEIKEIGIKQLLIDEACITLGVLSEHTGCGMELSGNDAFDTLFDILEGKGHVDGILYILKNLAPIFSDRFLPPQVGTLASLMTQNANATSILADIANQPLGNFDKEYFEAYKEKGVVRTSLELLNTPHEAQIIAAARLLRSLINGEASLEKPISESAERYVDLSEVAQPLFASLQVQFCSQKAINELLATAVRIAFQESISDDDLSVLTSLAVAGNKGACLPVLVASLNIETRRENIENYVPVLVDLIAPENEQLLQDSLEVLIALVEKGYLLPTTYIGRLLDGLVSIVLSGYAGAFGDSGKLSWWVQKAIVVAAFRSVKALSVDSTARSYIATTGLLESVMLETRKHTYDNESEEAMLNHLCQYDELRAKIALLRLEKRQRETELQLETTGVHQDGLEDILAWQADPASDDLQPEWADPEPTSFIEAPRSAASTPESIEYLQWRLQHLGQDDPLYQQVVTALDNYQLTFELPRSQGLELDLQTWAERQIILVELSIRDNLLLFDKLPLEYPPTPPASNFPFKVYAPELPINMSTTTLSDNHYKFPSLKGRENYHTWKIQMQDMLEEFELWEIVNGTKTRPTTAVTTPGGSQMSTSQLTTSQESFDKKNQQALGIIRRRIESAPMTHVAQSTNANGAWESLKQMYESIGTAAMTLLRNKFTSLRMNKGEDLEQHMQKARQTYNELNIALTAKGITRVNKLEFIRQFLASLPESWSILVLVIEQNPESSDPDGVQLSQRISSRLLTEWHRRKANGPNKNTSAFWIGNRNTNQPPKDRLNIKCHNCGITGHIQRECQKPGGGAYKGGNSNRMTNNNNPRGTFRGRGNFRGCQRGNLHNNNSQNQSNNSTQQHANLSAHTYDPEIAFAFCRPIHSTPALIGPPRKPYGYTINELDSNNRKTILEKFDPKDTKINGQTIAQYGFAMDNAWIIDSGASCHVTNQRKHITNFKEFYSSVIGIGGQAEIAGMGNVILNLSTSEPQQTNGRTKWNSTEKITLHNVALVPDSPVNLISLSAWTDQFPNNRIITKKESMYFERRNRKNKWETYAKARKIGEQKTGNSWYLVGTTNPKQNAYIGRSLADWHIILGHTDPRNILRLRDEKLGRNLKITGTLNTNSLSNCIGCIKGKTSVRPFTKGQSEPIHNIGNIIYSDVWGPACTTSLQGNNYFITFIDAFSRFTFVYFMKHKLEAVEKFVNFAQFILTQKSIEIKRIHFDNGKEMINKRLQEYCDKRGTEITTTAPHSSQQNGPAKRQNRTFVESARSMIHGHSNTCDMPFLWQEAIAYKCLQKNNMPILRNRKWIVPQTLIFGKPMDMLFFQLFGTTCHVLIQGTGQDKLSLKTRTAIFTGISRNSGGAWQYLALPNRSIQESRNVRFPRHLPNPAAPYDAPPLGHSSKRNLEELEDKWIETKAPSEGEMGIKIKQHTNKNNNNVHTHTLDKNKDSTCRSKNNQNTDNIKDINTNTTPTTETIQLPSTPKQKSNSMPATRTSPHSLSERPYPRPHTPPAPSKPAVPRFTRSRATASNVPHTFEQLNNSGKLVPQSTTRNFESINWIKAIKDLQKIIDKNIRNPNNIDPTNLSEYGTNPNIGNIPHEAMSSLNNQWLSRADESHEFNEWAQVNYTSLLQWLLDKYLDEQNSPRWEDAIQDPLFGDLWLEGGQAKMKRLIDNDVFDTILRAEVPRGHKILGS; encoded by the exons ATGAACAAGCTAGCAGTTGACCAGCTGCAAGATACGAGCAAATCTAAACCACGAAAGCTTATTGTATGCATTGATGGCACATCAAATCAATTCTCAGAAAAG AATACTCATGTCGTTGAGCTCTACAGCCGCATCGAGAAGGACGAGACCCAGCTCACGTATTATAACAGTGGGGTTGGAACGTATGCCCGCCCCTTTTGGTGGTCCTTCGCGTACCAGAAACAGCAAATCCTGAATCAAATTGACTTGGCGATCGCATGGAAAGTCGCTCAAAGTACAGACCAAAGCTTTCAGCAACTGACTCAATTCAACAGGAACTTTGAAAAAGTCATTCTTGGGGCGTATCGCTGGCTCGCTGATACGTATAAACCGGGAGATCAAATATTTTTGTTTG GATTTTCAAGAGGAGCGTATCAAGTCCGAACGCTTGCGGCCATGATTGAAGTG GTTGGACTCATCTATCCCGGCAACCAGGAGCAGATCCCATT CGCTTGGTCAATTTATTCCAAGGAAGATCCTAGCGCGGCACAATTCAAGGAAGCGTTTTGTCGACAGAAAGTTAGCTTATACTTTGTTGGGGTATG GGATACGGTTGCATCTGTGGGAATCTTCCCGAGGAAGCCATTCCCTCTTACCGATAAGTGCAAACATATCACACATTTCCGGCACGCGCTAGCGCTTGACGAACTCCGGGTCAAATTCCTTCCCGAACATATTAATGACGACTGCGCTTTGGATGGGCGCACTTTGGAGGAAGTTTG TGGCGGAGGAAATAAAGCAAACCCTACCTTGGATCGAGGAGGAGAGCCACTAAAATGGATGATGGAGGAAGCTCATGATTGTGGACTATCCGTAAGATTAGATGATGTTAAAATCGGCATGCCGCATGCCAAGGTTACCAACTCTATGATATGGAAATGGCTCATTCTGGAGATTTTACCGCTGTCGTGGAAGCGGTATCGCCCGAATGGTGACTCGAAAGTTTCAAG AGGATTTCACTTGATGACTCCCCGCGAGGTGCTTCCTCGTCACTCAATCCACTGGACGGTTGGAGCCAGCCTTAAACAGGGTAATCGTAGTTCAGAAATCCTGCAGAAGCCATATGCCCCCAAAGCAATACCTATAGACAAGGACGGTAACAAGGTTCGTTGGAAAACTATGGAACTAAACCACCAAAAAGAAGGACTACCAAAATGGGCGGATAATCACAATTTTATCCGCATGATTGAAATACTCAAGAACGAGCCCGAATCCGTTAACAGCGATTGGTTTTCTAATTTACACAGACATGTGCTTTGGAACG CAGGTGGCAGACCAGAGACAATATGGGCGTATGGGGGACCACAGTTTCTTCAGAGACTGTGCACAAATTATCCAAAAAAACCGGAAACCGTACAAATCATTCGCTCGATCATTGGATTTA ATCCAAAGACATCATGGAACGCTGCTACAACGGCGCCTAAACCTGGGGTTAGAATTACGACAGACAATCAAGGCAAGA TGTCAGCAGAACGCTTGCGAAACATGGTCATACCCCGAATCTGCCTCTTGTTAACGCAATGGACTGAAGACCTTCCTGCAC CCCAACCTGAGCCCCCAAAGTCAAGTCCTTGGTCCTGGGTTCTCAACCTTCTAGGGTTTCAATCCACGGACACTAGCAATACCAATTCCGTTGATG CTCAATGGAATTTGATATGGCTTCCAAAGGAGGAGCGATCTATTCTTCTAGCCCACACTGTTGTTGACCTTATCTTAGACATCGCAAACACAA AGCATGTCGAAGTTGTGGAAGAGGCTAGTGCTAAGCTAGCTACAGTGATTGGGAGGGTAATGAACTACTTGACAATCACCAATTGTTTAATTAGGAGCGCCGCATCTTGGGGAAAAGAAAAGGCAG CTCTCTCAGAGTCTGTGATGACTGCTATAGAAGTTCTGTTCAAGTATG AAGCATCAAAAGAACTGTTTTACATGGATGGCATAGGCAGTAAACTTGCACCATTGATTTGTGCTAAGAAAGTTTATCCAAACCTAGCTCTTCAAGCCATGCATGCCGTAGCGCAGTTGTCCCGAGACT GTCCAAAGGGCCTAGCCAGGCTGGACCAGACCATGCCAGA GCAGGTCCGGTTCGACTTGGCTGTGGTTTTAGTTGTTGCGGGAAGCTATTCATTGCACAAATTCACTTCACCTCCTAATTCACTTCTGGCAGACTTTTGCGGAAGGGATATCGCAGATTCTCCGGTTATTCATAACCTACTTGATGTGCTACGTGGTGACTACGAGATCAAGGAGATAGGGATCAAGCAACTCCTTATTGACGAAGCATGTATAACCCTGGGTGTTTTATCTGAGCATA CTGGTTGCGGAATGGAACTTAGTGGCAACGATGCGTTTGATACATTGTTTGATATTCTCGAAGGCAAAGGACACGTCGACGGCATATTATACATTTTAAAAAACTTGGCACCTATCT TTTCTGACCGGTTCTTGCCACCCCAAGTTGGTACTCTTGCCAGCCTAATGACCCAGAACGCCAATGCCACATCAATACTTGCCGACATCGCAAACCAAC CACTGGGAAACTTTGACAAGGAATACTTTGAAGCGTACAAAGAGAAGGGGGTAGTGAGAACTTCTCTAGAGCTTCTAAACACTCCACATGAGGCACAGATTATAGCGGCTGCGCGCTTACTTAGAAGTTTAATCAATGGAG AAGCTAGTTTGGAGAAACCAATCTCCGAATCGGCGGAAAGATATGTGGATCTTTCCGAAGTAGCTCAGCCCCTCTTTGCTTCTTTGCAAGTGCAGTTTTGCTCTCAAAAGGCGATTAATGAGCTGCTGGCAACAGCCGTGAGGATCGCTTTTCAAG AATCAATCTCGGATGACGATCTTTCAGTCTTGACCTCCTTAGCTGTTGCAGGCAATAAGGGAGCATGCCTGCCGGTGTTGGTTGCGTCCCTGAATA TCGAGACCCGCCGAGAGAACATAGAGAATTATGTTCCAGTTTTAGTGGATTTAATTGCACCAGAAAACGAGCAACTCCTCCAAGACTCGTTAGAAGTGCTCATAGCTCTTGTAGAAAAAG GGTACTTGTTACCGACCACTTACATAGGAAGACTACTCGATGGATTAGTGAGTATTGTACTATCCGGATATGCGGGGGCTTTTGGTGACTCAGGCA AACTTAGTTGGTGGGTCCAAAAGGCCATTGTTGTTGCAGCTTTTAGATCAGTCAAGGCCCTATCCGTCGATT CCACGGCCCGGAGTTACATAGCTACGACCGGACTCTTGGAGTCTGTCATGTTAGAGACCAGGAAACACACTTATGATAATGAGAGTGAAGAAGCGATGTTGAATCACCTGTGTCAATATG ACGAACTTCGTGCCAAAATTGCACTTCTACGCCTAGAGAAAAGGC AGCGTGAAACTGAGCTTCAACTTGAAACCACGGGCGTACACCAAGACGGCCTCGAAGATATTCTGGCATGGCAGGCTGATCCTG CATCGGACGACTTACAACCAGAGTGGGCTGACCCCGAACCAACCAGTTTCATAGAAGCACCTAGATCAGCTGCATCCACACCAGAATCTATCGAATACTTACAGTGGCGATTACAACATCTAGGACAAGACGATCCATTATATCAACAAGTTGTTACAGCCCTAGATAATTATCAACTTACTTTTGAGCTACCTCGATCACAAGGACTTGAACTCGACTTGCAAACGTGGGCTGAGAGACAAATAATATTAGTCGAATTATCAATACGAGATAACCTACTACTTTTCGACAAACTACCACTTGAGTACCCGCCGACGCCGCCTGCATCAAATTTTCCCTTCAAAGTATACGCACCCGAACTACCAATCAACATGTCCACAACAACACTATCCGACAATCACTATAAATTTCCGAGTCTGAAAGGAAGAGAAAACTATCATACATGGAAGATACAAATGCAAGACATGCTCGAAGAATTTGAACTATGGGAAATTGTAAACGGAACAAAAACTAGACCTACCACTGCCGTCACAACCCCCGGAGGTTCTCAAATGAGCACATCCCAATTAACCACGTCCCAAGAAAGTTTTGACAAGAAAAACCAACAAGCACTAGGAATCATACGCCGAAGAATCGAATCAGCACCCATGACACACGTAGCTCAATCAACAAACGCAAACGGAGCATGGGAATCACTTAAACAAATGTATGAATCAATCGGAACTGCAGCAATGACTTTACTACGAAACAAATTTACAAGCCTACGCATGAACAAGGGCGAAGATTTAGAACAACACATGCAGAAAGCCAGACAAACATACAACGAGTTGAACATTGCACTCACTGCCAAAGGAATCACACGCGTAAACAAATTAGAGTTTATACGACAATTCTTAGCATCACTACCCGAATCCTGGTCAATACTTGTATTGGTAATTGAACAAAACCCCGAATCAAGCGACCCGGACGGCGTTCAATTAAGTCAACGCATATCATCAAGATTATTAACAGAATGGCATAGACGTAAAGCAAACGGACCAAATAAAAATACATCGGCTTTTTGGATCGGGAACAGAAACACAAACCAACCACCAAAAGACCGGCTTAACATTAAATGCCACAATTGCGGCATCACCGGACACATTCAACGTGAATGCCAAAAGCCCGGAGGAGGCGCTTACAAAGGCGGAAATTCAAACAGAATGACAAACAATAACAACCCCCGCGGCACATTCAGAGGAAGGGGAAATTTCAGAGGCTGTCAAAGGGGAAATCTCCATAACAATAACTCACAGAACCAATCAAATAATAGTACGCAACAACACGCAAACCTATCCGCGCATACATACGATCCAGAAATCGCATTCGCTTTTTGTCGCCCTATACATTCTACACCTGCGTTAATCGGACCACCACGCAAGCCATACGGATATACAATAAATGAATTAGACTCAAACAATCGTAAAACCATTTTAGAAAAGTTTGACCCCAAAGACACAAAGATAAACGGTCAAACCATTGCTCAATACGGGTTTGCAATGGACAACGCTTGGATTATTGACTCAGGAGCGTCATGTCATGTAACAAATCAACGCAAACATATTACAAACTTCAAGGAATTTTATTCGTCAGTAATCGGTATTGGAGGACAAGCCGAAATCGCAGGAATGGGCAACGTAATATTAAATCTATCAACATCAGAACCGCAACAGACAAACGGAAGAACCAAATGGAACTCAACCGAGAAGATAACACTACACAACGTAGCACTCGTACCAGACTCACCAGTAAACCTCATATCACTATCAGCATGGACCGACCAATTTCCCAACAACCGAATAATCACCAAAAAAGAATCAATGTATTTTGAAAGAAGAAATAGAAAGAACAAATGGGAGACATACGCAAAAGCAAGAAAGATTGGCGAACAAAAAACCGGGAACTCATGGTATCTCGTGGGAACTACAAACCCAAAACAAAATGCATACATTGGCCGATCATTAGCCGATTGGCACATCATTCTAGGACACACAGACCCACGAAATATTTTACGACTACGCGACGAGAAACTCGGAAGAAACCTTAAAATTACTGGAACACTCAACACAAATAGTCTGTCCAATTGTATAGGCTGTATTAAAGGAAAGACAAGCGTCCGACCTTTCACAAAAGGACAATCAGAACCCATACATAACATCGGCAATATCATATACTCAGACGTATGGGGACCAGCCTGTACAACATCTCTCCAAGGTAACAATTATTTTATTACATTCATTGACGCCTTTAGCCGCTTTACTTTTGTGTATTTCATGAAACACAAGTTGGAAGCAGTCGAAAAATTCGTAAATTTTGCACAATTTATACTAACACAGAAATCGATTGAAATCAAGCGAATTCATTTTGACAACGGAAAAGAAATGATAAACAAAAGGCTACAAGAATATTGCGATAAACGAGGGACTGAGATAACAACAACAGCCCCGCACTCATCTCAACAGAACGGACCGGCCAAACGGCAAAATAGAACTTTCGTTGAAAGTGCAAGATCCATGATACACGGTCACTCAAATACTTGTGATATGCCGTTTCTATGGCAGGAAGCCATTGCATACAAATGCCTGCAAAAGAACAATATGCCCATACTAAGAAACAGAAAATGGATAGTACCTCAAACACTCATTTTTGGAAAACCCATGGACATGTTGTTCTTTCAACTGTTTGGTACGACATGCCATGTACTTATCCAAGGAACTGGACAAGACAAACTCAGCTTGAAAACACGCACAGCAATTTTTACCGGCATTTCACGCAATTCAGGGGGAGCATGGCAATACCTTGCACTCCCAAACCGTAGCATACAAGAATCAAGAAACGTCCGATTCCCACGACATTTACCCAACCCTGCAGCACCTTACGATGCCCCACCCCTTGGGCACTCCTCCAAGAGGAATTTAGAGGAATtagaagacaaatggatAGAAACCAAAGCGCCAagtgagggggagatgggaatCAAAATCAAACAACATACAAACAAGAACAATAACAACGTTCACACGCATACATTGGACAAAAACAAAGATTCCACTTGCCGCTCCAAAAACAATCAAAACACAGACAATATAAAAGACATTAACACAAACACAACCCCAACAACTGAAACAATTCAATTACCGTCTACCCCCAAACAGAAATCTAATAGTATGCCTGCCACTCGAACATCACCGCATTCATTGTCTGAACGTCCGTACCCCCGTCCGCACACTCCACCAGCACCATCAAAGCCCGCAGTTCCCAGATTCACGCGCAGTAGAGCAACAGCTAGTAACGTACCACATACTTTTGAACAATTAAATAACTCAGGAAAATTGGTACCAcaatcaacaacaagaaacTTTGAAAGCATAAACTGGATAAAAGCAATCAAAGATTTACAGAAAATCATAGACAAAAACATACGCAACCCCAACAATATAGATCCAACCAACTTATCAGAGTACGGCACAAACCCCAATATAGGAAACATCCCACATGAAGCAATGTCATCTCTGAATAATCAATGGCTCTCACGAGCAGATGAATCACATGAATTCAACGAATGGGCACAAGTAAACTATACCAGTCTGTTGCAATGGTTGCTCGACAAATACTTAGATGAACAAAACTCTCCCCGCTGGGAAGACGCAATCCAAGACCCACTCTTTGGCGATCTatggctggaaggcggaCAAGCCAAAATGAAGAGACTAATAGACAATGATGTATTTGACACCATACTACGAGCTGAAGTACCAAGAGGACACAAAATTCTGGGATCGTGA